The proteins below are encoded in one region of Cytophagia bacterium CHB2:
- a CDS encoding DUF420 domain-containing protein: protein MSVSDLPHLNAALNSASAIFLLLGYRFIRRKRIKQHKICMLTAVTVSILFFISYLIYHYNVGSRPFQGQGWIRPVYFAILLSHTVLAVVNVPIVIVTLIRAFQEKFDQHARLASRFTFPLWLYVSVTGVIVYAMLYHL, encoded by the coding sequence ATTTCCGTTTCCGACCTTCCTCACCTCAATGCCGCGTTAAACTCGGCGAGCGCGATCTTTCTGCTGCTGGGTTATCGTTTCATTCGCCGCAAGCGCATCAAGCAGCACAAGATCTGCATGCTTACCGCAGTGACGGTTTCAATATTGTTTTTTATTAGTTATCTCATTTATCACTATAACGTCGGCTCGCGACCTTTTCAGGGCCAGGGTTGGATTCGCCCGGTTTATTTTGCCATCCTGCTCTCACATACCGTTTTGGCCGTGGTGAATGTGCCGATCGTTATCGTCACACTGATACGCGCCTTCCAGGAAAAATTCGACCAACACGCCCGTTTAGCCTCTCGTTTCACGTTTCCGCTCTGGTTATACGTGTCGGTTACCGGGGTGATCGTTTATGCCATGCTTTATCATCTCTAA
- a CDS encoding NfeD family protein — protein sequence MEAWLVWLILGIVLYILEIFVPGLIPACFGLGCFAAAITAALDFNFTAQIVVFTAVTFIVFVSIRPVFLKLLSRTRNHVTTNIDRLVGMVGIVTDEVSNLQGWVKLEGEVWNSRSEDGQTLPSGTFVRVVRVEGNKLIVTANGIHQKSN from the coding sequence ATGGAAGCCTGGCTGGTCTGGCTGATCCTTGGTATCGTTCTTTATATTCTAGAGATATTCGTGCCCGGTTTGATTCCGGCATGCTTCGGTTTGGGCTGCTTTGCCGCAGCGATTACGGCGGCGTTGGATTTCAATTTCACCGCGCAGATTGTCGTGTTTACGGCTGTGACATTCATCGTGTTTGTGTCCATTCGTCCGGTCTTCCTCAAACTCTTGAGCAGAACCAGGAATCATGTGACCACCAACATCGACCGTCTCGTCGGCATGGTTGGCATTGTGACGGACGAGGTTTCCAATCTGCAAGGCTGGGTAAAGCTTGAAGGCGAGGTGTGGAACAGCCGGAGTGAAGACGGGCAAACCCTGCCGTCCGGAACGTTCGTGCGCGTTGTGCGCGTGGAAGGTAACAAATTGATCGTGACGGCAAACGGCATTCATCAAAAATCGAACTAA
- a CDS encoding SPFH/Band 7/PHB domain protein, with the protein MQPLHWFVLALALLVVLMVIRGLRIVQQAEVVIVERLGKFHTTLTSGINIIWPFIDKPRKIIWRHIVSGTADEPAHYTLRELDRIDLRESVYDFPRQNVITADNVQIEINALLYFQITDPIKAIYEIYNLPDAIEKLTQTSLRNTTGELSLDQTLTSRDTINQKLRILLDEATDKWGVRINRVELQDIVPPPDIRIAMEKQMRAERDRRAIILEAEGQKRAVILQAEGKREAQIAEAEGGKQSEMLRADGEAIAIQRVANAESEAIRSIAKAVGEGGADPTQYLIAVKYIEALKEMTTGTNNKVVFMPFEATGILSAIGGIRELLKENTTKSRA; encoded by the coding sequence ATGCAACCGTTACATTGGTTTGTTTTGGCGTTGGCGCTGCTGGTCGTTCTGATGGTTATTCGCGGTTTGCGTATCGTGCAGCAGGCGGAAGTCGTAATCGTCGAACGGCTGGGAAAATTTCATACCACGCTCACCAGCGGCATCAACATCATTTGGCCGTTTATCGACAAGCCGCGTAAAATCATCTGGCGCCATATCGTGTCCGGAACCGCCGACGAGCCCGCGCACTATACGCTGCGCGAGTTGGATCGCATCGATTTGCGCGAAAGCGTTTATGATTTTCCCCGCCAAAACGTTATCACCGCCGATAACGTGCAGATTGAAATCAATGCGCTGCTCTACTTTCAGATAACCGACCCGATCAAGGCAATTTATGAGATCTACAACCTGCCTGATGCCATCGAAAAATTGACGCAAACGAGTTTGCGCAACACCACCGGCGAGTTGTCGCTCGATCAAACCTTGACGAGCCGCGACACGATCAATCAAAAGCTGCGCATTTTGCTCGATGAAGCCACGGACAAATGGGGCGTGCGCATCAATCGCGTGGAGCTGCAGGATATCGTTCCCCCGCCGGATATTCGCATCGCGATGGAGAAGCAAATGCGCGCCGAGCGCGATCGCCGCGCGATCATTCTCGAAGCCGAAGGTCAGAAACGTGCGGTCATTCTGCAAGCCGAGGGCAAGCGTGAAGCACAAATCGCGGAAGCCGAGGGCGGCAAACAATCCGAAATGTTGCGCGCCGACGGCGAAGCCATTGCGATTCAGCGTGTCGCCAACGCCGAGTCTGAAGCCATTCGTTCAATTGCCAAAGCCGTGGGCGAAGGCGGCGCTGATCCTACCCAATATCTCATTGCCGTGAAGTACATCGAGGCATTGAAGGAAATGACCACAGGCACCAACAATAAAGTCGTGTTTATGCCGTTCGAGGCCACCGGCATTCTTTCCGCCATCGGCGGCATTCGCGAGTTGTTGAAAGAGAATACTACCAAATCGCGTGCGTGA
- a CDS encoding PIN domain-containing protein produces MSVKTIFFDINIILDIFLKREPFYAASARVFSLAETKQFRGCLGALSYPVLFYLLKKELDRDEAIAILKKVRIVLKAAPLVEKVVDSALSSDISDFEDAMQYYSALEVKSGYFITRNKKDYPAKLMKILTPDEFLALLRAESAESNSP; encoded by the coding sequence ATATCTGTGAAAACCATTTTCTTTGACATCAACATCATTCTGGACATTTTTCTTAAACGAGAGCCTTTTTATGCCGCTTCAGCGCGGGTGTTCAGCCTTGCTGAGACCAAACAATTCAGGGGTTGCCTCGGCGCTTTGAGTTATCCGGTCCTGTTTTATCTGCTCAAAAAGGAGCTGGATCGGGATGAAGCGATTGCGATTTTGAAAAAGGTTCGCATCGTACTGAAAGCCGCGCCACTGGTGGAGAAAGTCGTTGACTCGGCCTTGAGTTCTGATATTTCTGATTTTGAAGATGCCATGCAATACTACTCCGCCTTGGAAGTAAAAAGCGGTTATTTTATCACGCGCAACAAAAAGGATTATCCCGCCAAACTTATGAAGATTCTGACTCCGGATGAGTTTCTAGCTTTGTTAAGAGCTGAAAGTGCCGAATCAAACTCGCCATAA